The following nucleotide sequence is from Aphelocoma coerulescens isolate FSJ_1873_10779 chromosome 9, UR_Acoe_1.0, whole genome shotgun sequence.
TCAGGAAAGTTTATATTTACACACCCTGGAATAAACTTTTGGAGAACTTCATCGCTGGCAGACAGAGGCCCCCAGTGACACCGGTGTGACCTGTGCCATGGTCTGCACAATCCAACACCACCCCACCCTGGCACGGACCAAACCCCACCCACCCCATTCTGACCAAAACTTCCAGCCCACGAAACTCAGCTCTCACAACGAAACTGAAATTTAACCCCACCCCTACAGTTCCTCAAATCACTTCCAACACAGACAGAACGGGACGGAGGGCACAAGGAAGAGAAGCTCTGGAGTTGTAAATTCATAAGGCTTTAAATAATAAAGATTTGAATAATCTCTAGAAAAATGGCCTCATCCTGACACTCGTCAAGTTTTTTCTACTTATTCAGATCATtctaataatttaaataatcaCAGATAATCTACTTATACTGCAGCTAGTATGCAGTGATCTGATTTTAGCTTCAGACCACATTTGTCCATATTTTAGGACTCACATTTTAACATGCTTATATATTTACATGTGAAATTACCAGGTCATCTCCATTTTCAAATTACTAGGtcagatttttgcttttttttttttacctattGTAAATGGAAACTGAATTTATTGTCTACCTATTAGTATGCATCTTGCAAATGAATTTCTGCAATCTTGCAATCAAATTTTTActtaggaaagaaaatgaaatgttacATAAATAAACATGAAGTCTTTTTCTAACAGGATTCTTCCCTCACCATCCAGGTAAATGAAACAAGGTATCTACTTccaaatatacatatatgtgtatTTAATTACCCAACAATTTGTTTATTTTAGATGCTCTTAAATAATTCTCTAAACACAATAAGTTGAATTGAATTACTTCTACTCTAACTGTTTAAAAGGTTTACATGAAAAtgccttatttttcttctaagcTAGTTGGACAAAGCTGCTCTTTAAGGAGAAAATACATAGGAAGTAATGGTTTCAGTGTAATCATTAAGGCAGTAGCTTTAGCAGAGACTGAATTTATAAAACCCTCAGAAGAAATGTTAACCCCCCCTACATGCTGTGAGCTTTCCCCCACGCACTGTGACCAGCTCAAGGAATCAGTCTGAGAAGCAAGACAAAGTTTTAGTGCAGAGATTATGAGAAACTGTCGCAAAGTCAAAGGGAACAAGGATCTGTCAGTGCAGGAATCAGCAGAGACTCAGTGACAGCTGTTCCATGAAGAGCAGGTGGATGTTGCACTGCAGTCTAGAACTCCACAGAAAATGATGACAATCAAGCACACAGCTTACAGCTCTCTTATTAGCACAAAGAACAGAAAGGAATTAATCTCAAGAGTACTTTGCtcttaaaatactgaaacaaaAGTGTATTTGCACTGTGAGGTGAATAAACTCAGAGTGAAATGCTAAGGAGAAAGACAAGGCACGGGAACTAGGATGCTCCAAAGACTATGGGACATAAGTAATTCATTATTACTGGATGGGGAAAGACCTAGCCAAGGGCAACTGTTCTTCCTGGGCCCTCCAAGATAACCACAAAGATGTGTCAACACTTCTGAGGACTGACTCAGCAAAGGTGCTGAGGAGGTGAGAGAACAGCGAATGGAACATCCTGCAAATAAATTCCCCTGGGAGTGTGAGGAAAGGGAATGTCTAAGTGTTGTACCTGATACCTCTCCCACAACACTGAAATGAGGAAAAGAagttgtggctgctccatccctggaggtgttcaaggtcaggtcaGATGGAGCtgtgagcaatctggtctagtggaaggtgtccctgcccacggcagagggtggaatgagatgatctttaaggtcccttctaatccaaaccattctgtaattctatgaaAAGACAGCTGAAGCAGCCTAAGCTTCCccaggacaaggacagggaaaCTGCCCTCTTATACTCTTGTAATCTTTTGTACTTCCCAGATGAATATCcacaagatggaaaaaaatccccaaacctcccccaccACTGTATTTTGTTCATGTTTTCACAGCTTCTCACTCGTTGTATGTTGCTTTGTAAGAAAGAACTACACAGGTCTGCTACGGAAGACTGCAGAGAGTTTCAGTATTTCATTTGCACCAGTCCAGTCCAAATTACTGCCACTGTTAATTTCAGGTGCgtttttttcatctttgcaCATGAAACTGAAAGATCTCATTGTCTGAAATTTGCTGCTGTGGAAAGGGAAGCAGCATTTATAGGTGTGAATATGGAAGGCTATTTCCACTGATGCATCCACCATGCTGTAGCTCATTTCCCACACTGGCATTGCAAGAATAAAGACTGACATGTCTTTATCAGTTGAAAAGCAAAGTCTTTTTGCTAGGCGACTGCATCTTCAAATAATTCAGCATGTGGAAGCATGCCATACTGCAGACTTCCATGGGAATCTGCTGTTAAAATCTCTTCCTGCAGACTGGCACCACTGTAACAATACCTGTTACTACAGTCAGCCTTCCTGCAACACCAACTTTTCAGAAATTTGTGCTGAAAGGTGTCAGCTCATAGCACCCCTTTTTGGGCTCAACCATCTGCACTGCTCTTGCTGCTATTTTGAAATCCACTGCAAAACATCCAACAGGCAACATGGATTTATCACCAAACCAGCAGCCCTCAAACAGACACAGAAACACCGAATacactcaaaagaaaaaagtcatggGGCAGAAACCCTTAAAAACCTCTTAAAGTTTAAATTACACCCCGAAACTGTGCCTTCTATGAATGGGAATATCTATCATATTAATGTTTCTCTGCTGCTTGTCCTATTATTTAAAGTAGAAGCACTCCAAGGGACAAATAAGCTCTGTATTTTGGAACCACAGCACAGACTTACAGcagtattttaggaaaaaataagaTGTCTATTATTAACTATTGTCAAGATACCGGCCTACAGCTCATTACTTGGGCTGCTTAAAACCCCCTCTTTTTGGCATATTTCACTGCACAAGTGGTTTAAACAGAAAGCTCTTGCTGAACAAGCAGACTTTGGGCTTCTAAATAGCCATTTAGCAAAGCACCATTACCCTGCACATAAGTCATGAGATGGGTGGCCAGCAAGCCAGGTTGCCATCCAGCCCACGTGTGCATGCTGGAGTACAAATAAAGAATTCATTTGTAATACTTGATTTTCAAGCTCCCTTCTGCtttgctcagctgctgcagcacacacGCCGCATAAACCTACTCAAAGGTCAAATGGGAGAATGAAAATTTCCACAATAGCCTGAATTTTCCAGAGGCTGTATACCTTAGGACAGAACAAGAACCAACTGAGCCAAGCCAGCTTGAATGGTTACTTGCAGCccaaagaggaaagaaattgcCACCCCTTTTAATGAGAAATGTTATTTCCATGGTGAAGCTCTCACAAATTTAACTTAGGCTTGATGTGACAAGTATTCCCACTTAGAAAAGCCAAGTAACACGCTTCTAAAACAAGTATTTATGTGTGAGCAGAAAGAGATCTGGGAGTTTTACACCACCAGGTGAACTTACTTTGGACCGAgttcttttctgatttttctcgctgaatttctccttcatttcctcCAAGAGATGCTTCAACTCTCTCTCCTCTGATGTGCCCAGGTATTTTTGGTTAATGTGCAGGTAGCAGTGCCACTTGGCCGACTCAAACCCCCAGTGGCAGGTCCTCTTGTCTGGGGATCTGTGTGAATGCATCACAAAGGTCTGGGGCGAGAACATCCCATAGCATTCCAAGCACTGGATACACGGGTCATCCGGGGCAAGGTAGAACTGAGGTGCAAACAACCCCTGGCACTTGCCCAAGCACTCATGCTCTACTTCAAAGGCACTGCCAGTCTCTTTCAGCTGGGCCAAGGTGTTCTTACCAGGGAGGAAACTGCCACTTTGGGGGAAAGTGCGAGGGCGCAGTAAAGCATTGCATAGTCTCTGAGCATCTGTCAGCGTAATGAGCCCACAGGACGGAGCGTTGAATGGAAGAATTCCCAAAACCTTCAGAATGTGAAGCTGGTCAGAAGTGCACCTTGAGCAGTAGATATAGAGTTCATCACACACCGTGTTGATCTGCTGCAAGGAAAAGTCTCGGAGGACCGAATTCAACACTTGAGGCAGGCAAAGTCTTTTTTCTCCTCCGACTTTAAAACAAGAGATGGATTCCCCCTCCAGCAGGGTCTGGGTGAGTTCTGTAGAGCTGTCTGGAGGGATGAGCAGCGGACCAGAGAGTATTTGTGGTGatgggagaggcaggaagacAGTGGGTGACATGCTTTCCTGGGAATAGCGAGCTGAAAAAGCTGCGGGTCCACCCAGCGAACTCTGGCTGCTTAGGTGGAATTGTGCCAGCGTGTGTTTCAAACCTGGATTTAAACTCAAAGGCTCAGATACTGAAGCACTGTTTGGCTTGGCAGTTTCCGCATCAGCCTCCACCGGAGTTTCGTCATAGTCATCCaagttttccttctttattgTTGGCAATTTATTTATTACAACCTGTACTTTGTTATTTACATGCATTTCTGTCATTGCTTTTTTCAATGGAGGACTCCCATCCTCTTGGATCCTGCTCCTTTTTTGGTCTGAAACCAGACCGAGAGGGAAGTTTATCTGTGGGCTTTCCATTGCTAAACACTAGAACTTGAATTGAGTCAGTCCTGAATGTGCATTTTCTTGCTTGTTCATATAAAAAATAGTTTCTCGTGATCTTGAATTACCTCAGGTACACTAAGCTGCACACTCCTTTCACCGAAATATTACTTCTTCAGCATCCAACAGTAAAAACTGTAACCCATTTTGCATGTAATACCATAAAATTACTAATGGAGAGGTTACACAATCTTCTTAGTTATTTGTTAAATTTTATAATATAAAAACCCTAATGCAGTATGTATACAAAAGGTTTTCTTCATACCCTACCCACTATTTTACACAGTAGTCTTGTCCAGCAATTTAGTAAAAAATGATGCATGTTCATCctcaatcttttttttcctttaaaaaatatactGTCTTTTCAAATAAGTctctatttaaatattaaaatagaaaaatgggCTCAGTTTGAAGAATGTCAATCTTAACGCAACTGATCCAAAACGTAGTTTAAGTTGTGTGAAAATTTTATTCAGCACTTTCAGCCCCCAGAGATCAAACACAATCTTAAGGGCTTGCTTTATTGTGCTGCCAGCTTTATGATTTCACCACCACCATGACAGCTACTATGGCAGCTCACAAATAAATCCTCAAATGAAAGGCTGATCCAGATCGACGGCAAAAACTAAACGTCCCTAGAGAGTCACCTTTTGCCCAGATGTCACTGGCGTGTGTCAGAATTTTCCCAGCCCGAGTTATTAGTAATAGAGGTGAGATCCAGGCCATGGGCTGAATTCATGCCGTGTGCTAGTACAGAGTTCTGCCAGTCTTTCCTGATAACCTGTGAAAGAGAGAGAGGCCGATCACAAGCAATCCCAGAGTTTGCTCTGTACCTAAAGGGGCTTCAAGAGAGCTGGAAAGCgacttttgacaagggcatagagtgacaagacaagggggaatggctttaagctgagagagggaaggtttagatttcatacaaggaagaaattattcTCTGTGAGAgcagtgaggcactggcacaggttacccagggaagctgtgtctgccccatccctggaagtgtccaaggccaggctggacggggcttggagcaacctggtctagtggaaggtgtccctgcccatggcaggggggttggaaggagatgagctttaaggccccttccaacccaaacaattctgggattccctgccagaggcagggtgCGTTTCCCAATAACTCGCGGAACATCGGGACGAGCCTCCGACCGATGGGCGATACcggcgggggagggggcggtCCGGAGCGGCTCTGCCGGCGTGTACGCCCGACAGGACGGGCGCTCCGGCGAGCCGCGGGCCGGGCACCGGCCCCCCCATGTCGGGCACCGACCCCTcgccccgcagcccctcccGGGACGCCGCATCCCGCCGCTCCCTCCCGCGCCGTGACtcaccccggccccgccggcacCGCTCCGGGCTCGGCTCGGCCCTTCCCCCTCCCGCCGCCGGGCTTGCCCCTccgccctgcccggctccccgctgtccccagccgTACCGCGCCGCTCCGTCgcccccctgtccctccctccctcccatcccCGGTACCCcgctccccctctcccccccgcccccgcgccgcctccccgcagccgccgctcccTCCCATCCCCCGCGGGCGCTCCCGCCCTTCCCCCACGGCTCcgccgccccgctccccgccgtTCCCGGTAAGTTCCCCGGCAGCTCACCCGGCGCCGCGGGGGCTcgggcggccgcggggagcGGAACAGGCGCCGCGCTCGCACCGCCCACCCGTGACCTCACTGCGGAGACCgagacggcggcggcggcggcggcgcgcgggcACGAAcccgccggcggcgcgcgccggccccgcccacTGTCTGGGGCAGCGGCGGGAgcgcccgcccgcccctcccccgcccggcgccgccgcctcagcGCCAGGAAACCCGGCCGGtctcttcccccccacccccacgcCCGCGCGGAAAGCGCAggaagataaataaaaaataaaattaagagaaATATATAATATACATTAAAAAGTGAATATACATGggaaagtggggtttttttgcccgGCGTCCCCTCAGCCCGCCCGGGTCAGATCCGgcgccgcgccgccccgccgccgttCCCCCGTCAGCGCCCGACAGGGGCCGGCTGAGGGACGGGGACGGAGCggcagctggggtgggagggagggagagcggccatggcagaagaggaaaagcCCGGCGGGAGGAGGCCGGGGCGCTGTCGGGGAGCTGTCGGGCGTGTCGCTCCCCTGAGGCGCGGTGGCGGGCAGAGGCCGCCAGCGAGGGGCTCTCCGTGACTGTCTCTGAGTGCCTGTACCCCAGCGAGGCTCCCTCAAAGAAGGTCCCTCAGCGACTGTCCCTCAAAGAAGGTCGCTCAAGGATGGTCCCTCAGTGAGAGTCCTTGAGGACTGTCCCTCAAAGAGGGTCCCTCAGCAAGGGTCTCTCAGTGACCCCCAGCGAGGACTGTCCCAAGGGTGGGCTGTGTTCTGACACCCCACTGCTGGGGACGGGGAGGCGCGGGGAAGGCGGGTGACTGTGATGGTGTCTGTCCCCGAAGCAGTGCCACAGACCGCTCCCTCCAGCCACGGGCTCGTAGGAGATGCTGAAGCGCAGGAGATGTTTTGGGAAATGATCAAACCCCGGAGAGGCGGGGAAGATGCTCTTCAGGGACAGCTTAGTCGCTGTACAACTTGTTCATGTATTACAAGTTTCTTCTGCCTGCAAGAAGCCCAAAGCTTTTCAGTTTACATCTTTGTGAAGATAGCGCTTCAGCTGGGATTACGGCGCAATCCAATTTGCCGTTTCCTTTCATCCCACACAGTTACATATTTTGATGCGAGTACAAAAGCACAGCACATGAAAATAGGGCAGTTGTACAACCACCAGGCACCGCTTAGCACCGGCCAGCGCTGCCCGCGGCCGGCGAGATCCCCTCCGCGCTATTCCCTAATGCCGTCCCAGGAGGATTATGGCACAGGCACAAAACCTGCCTCGCTGCTGATCAGCTGAGAGAGGCTTTTGGTGCTCTTTAATCCTTGACTTCGCACCTTTGATATGCTCAGATTTCCTCTGGGCTGGCCGGGCTCGCTGATGGAGAGACTCTTGAGCATCACTGCAAAGCTGCTTCACGAGTCACCACTTAACTCGCACTTAAACCACCTCATAAATTGCGGTACCTGCAACAATATCTACAATATCTTTGGAGCTGAGTGATCtttaaggacccttccaacccaagccatcaGGGGTTcataaaaaagcaaacacatttGTGAAGGATACTAACACCGGGTACTTATTTATTGAGCAGATACAAAGGTCTGCTTAAAAGCCACAATATGGCAGAGTAAAACAAGACTTCTGAATCCCCCAGCTTTTGGAGCTAATTctgaaagacatggacctgtgaAGGAATTATCTAGGCATTCTAGAcattcctttctgcttcacCCTCTTGGGCCTCAGgacctgattaaaaaaaaaaaaatctcttcaaaTACCAATCAGTGAAATGCACTGTGTCATAATCCCTTTTGAATTTACTGAAGAAAATGCAAGGTGTCTAACATCAGAGCTGGACTGATCGATGTCTGTGAGGAAGACAACATATGTAGGCAGATATTCCATCTTTTATTAGACCTACTGATGTAATGGAAGCTTAGGATACAGTGGCATTGTTtaatttgttgggttttttttttcaggttctgCTGCAGAAATGTTCCATTTCAGGTTGCAAATTCTGCTAACTATTGTGCTGTAATGATAGTGTTGCTATAGAGCTACAATAATCAGGCAATGGAAGACAAAGTTGGTAGGTAGAGGATTGTCTAAAAAAAGATGTTAACTCTGCCTACAACTTCTACTGTGGACTGTGAAAAGCAGTTCTGAAGACACTGTGCGACTAAAACCTGAGTTACAGACCTTTGCAAGTGGTAATAAAGTGCATTAATAGCACAAGAGGAATCTTGCTTTGATTAATAAAGTGTCTGAATTTTCAAGAAACGCTGAGGGTCTGGGGAAGCTCACAAACTTCCCTGATACACAGTCCCTGAAGATACACAATTTAACTATGAACTGTGCCCTGGAGAGCACAATTTAACTGAATAAAGACGgtgcattttcttctctgataagCCTATATTgtgcttttcaaagaaaaaaaccactttgGTAGCAATGTGTAATAGTAAATTGTAACAGTTCAGACTGTTAGCTAATCTGTCATAGGAAGTCTCACTCTTGTGAAATAAGATACCTTATTACAGGTTGGGTTTTAAGCACAAAAAGTTGATAGATTTTGGCAGACACCACATCTTACAGGACAAGTCAGAGTGGGGACAGTGCACAGAACACTTCAGCCCCTGAAGAACTTGAACTATTCCTCTGGTGTAAGGGGGGTATAAGCACAGACACTTTGCTCATACTTAGAAGTCAAACGTGGACACAAAAGATTCCTGGTTCTATTTATGCCTGAAAAAGCTGCACAGGTCCAGGATGTAGATGCTTTTATACCTTTAACGATTGCTGATTAAATTGTAAGAGTCCACCTTTCAACTATGCAGTCCAGATCCCTTTATcataagcagaaagaaaaattcttaaaataaacCCATGGGGAACTCTTTGCAAAAAAATGCGATATGGTAAAATCACTCTCTCAACGGGGCTCCAATCCCTACCTTCTCTCTTCCCAGGGAAACATCATTATTCTGTGGCCAGTTTCAGATACCTCTGTTACTTACACGCCTTACCCCATCCATGCTGAAGTGAGGATGCTTGGTTAGCACTTATCAAGTGTATATATAGATTATCCAAGCTATTAGCTTCCTTCATAGAGTGCCTCAGTGTAAACAATTGCTCAGACTGAGGcgagagcagctgggcacccaaCTGAACAGAAACAGGGAGCGTGCGTGGGGGGAGGTTACGCATGTAAGATATGCAGCCATCTGCAGCTCCCGCCAGGATTGCCGACACACACCCGTGGTAACAGGCAAGACaaaatctcttttaaaaaagatattaaacCACTGCAACTGTGGCAGGGTATGAGCTAAGTGCCATCACCCTCTGTGTCAAAAATCTGAGAATGCAGGGGAGGAGttgaagaaacaaagaaataaatcatgCAGAAGTAAGTGCAGCAGACGAGAGAGAGCGTTGCTGTGAActccaaatcccagctctggcagctgaGATGACGTTGTACGAGTTCCAGTTGAAAGAGGCCCTTGGATGAGCAGGCTAAagcagaattttttattttccctgaagATTTCTGTCTCTCTGCACAGGACTGATGCCTCACTGCTTTTGTCTCATCACTGGTGGTGGAAGGAAAACCAGAACCTACAAGGATGGTATTTTTCCCAAGGACAAGATGAGCATGAGGCTGGGGAATGATGCTGGAGCAGAACCTGCATTCTCAGACACGTCTAGTAAATGCAGGGTGAGAAAGGCATTTCTTGGGTTACTGTGGCCTATCCCAGTGCAATTTTCTACAAGAAATGAAAAGATTAGAACAAGGCTCCCATGGGATGTGGATAGTTAAAAAGGGTCAGATGATGACCCCAAGCAAAGACCAGCATTTCACAGTATTTCTCTGAGATTTTAACACATAGAGGTCTaatagaaatgttttatttaaagtaAAAAGTGTGCACAAATAAAGGGAATGATTACACAACAACGCTCAAGACCATATTCCATATGAAACAGGAAAATAGTAGTGACAATATTAACTAGCAGAGCACCCATAGGAATCCAACTCGCATACAAAAAGGGGGTTACTCCACATAAATACATCATGCTTCTGATGCAGACACGTTctccaaaaaaacaaaagctaCTGCACTGGACTGTTTACACCCAATGTCCCTTCTGAACATTTATGACAGCTACTGTATGCTTAACAATGAAAAATAACAGTTAATATCATGGCACTTTGGAGAAAATTAAAGTTTAAAAATGGATTTACAGTAATTTACTTGTCACTTTGCAACATTCTTAATGGTTAGATATGTAAATAGAAAGAGTATTTTTTCTGTGACATTATAAAAAAACCAATTAACTTTTGTTTTACTCTTCTGTGATGAATAGCAGAAATGCCCTTCCTTACATAAAGCCATTTTCCTTAATACCTCGTAGGAAATTATTCCACTGTAGAGACAAGgcttttcttgtttgctttATATGATTTCCCAGTTTAATATCAGTTATGCCCTGATGTCTAAACTGATCATGTGGGTGCAGGAGTCAGAGGCTAAACAATCACCATTTTAAAACTGCACG
It contains:
- the SKIL gene encoding ski-like protein produces the protein MESPQINFPLGLVSDQKRSRIQEDGSPPLKKAMTEMHVNNKVQVVINKLPTIKKENLDDYDETPVEADAETAKPNSASVSEPLSLNPGLKHTLAQFHLSSQSSLGGPAAFSARYSQESMSPTVFLPLPSPQILSGPLLIPPDSSTELTQTLLEGESISCFKVGGEKRLCLPQVLNSVLRDFSLQQINTVCDELYIYCSRCTSDQLHILKVLGILPFNAPSCGLITLTDAQRLCNALLRPRTFPQSGSFLPGKNTLAQLKETGSAFEVEHECLGKCQGLFAPQFYLAPDDPCIQCLECYGMFSPQTFVMHSHRSPDKRTCHWGFESAKWHCYLHINQKYLGTSEERELKHLLEEMKEKFSEKNQKRTRSKAEPQQNLELSQWYPVIKQEADTDPQPPSFFHPSYYLYMCDKVVAPNVSLASQYKDVAKATVKASEVNKSSPGQSEKKLSSGKHKKAASYPELSLEEQEKIDLKTGVEQPHKRLDPPASTRSARGGKSERVSSKITRDSGRGEGGADARTLSPTLMKDISCEDDKGRIMEEVMKTYIKQQEKLNTILRRKQQLQMEVEMLSNSKAMKELTEEQQNLQKELECLQAEHAQRMEEFYFEQRDLEKKLDQVMKQKCSCDSNLEKDKEAEYAAQLAELRQRLDHAEADRQELQDELRQEREAREKLELMIKELKLQILKSSKNGKGK